One window from the genome of Moritella sp. F3 encodes:
- the dusB gene encoding tRNA dihydrouridine synthase DusB, translating into MKIGPYLLDNQLFLAPMAGVTDRPFRQLCRELGVGMAVSEMLSSNPRVWSSEKSLQRMDHAGETGIRSVQIAGADPALMAAAAQHNVKNGAQIIDINMGCPAKKVNKKFAGSALMQHPEQVKLILDAVVNAVDIPVTLKIRTGWDPENRNGVEIARIAEQAGIQALAVHGRTRACLYKGMAEYDTIKAIKASISIPVIANGDIDSPEKAKQVLEYTGADGLMIGRPAQGNPWIFREINHYLKTGEKLPVPTADEVRRVILQHVENLHQFYGEFKGVRFARKHVGWYIQHQTDGVEFRKSFNALDSSAEQHLALMKYFDDLS; encoded by the coding sequence ATGAAAATAGGTCCTTATCTTCTGGATAACCAATTATTCTTGGCTCCGATGGCTGGTGTAACCGATCGTCCTTTCCGTCAACTTTGTCGTGAATTGGGTGTGGGTATGGCCGTGTCAGAGATGCTATCGAGTAACCCTCGAGTTTGGTCTTCAGAAAAATCGCTACAGCGCATGGATCATGCTGGCGAAACTGGTATCCGTTCTGTGCAAATAGCAGGAGCAGATCCAGCGTTGATGGCAGCAGCCGCGCAACATAATGTAAAAAATGGTGCGCAGATCATTGATATCAACATGGGTTGCCCAGCGAAAAAAGTAAATAAAAAATTCGCCGGTTCTGCATTGATGCAACACCCGGAACAAGTGAAACTGATTTTAGACGCGGTAGTAAACGCAGTCGATATCCCAGTAACACTAAAGATACGTACTGGTTGGGATCCTGAAAATCGCAACGGTGTAGAGATAGCTAGAATCGCCGAGCAAGCTGGAATTCAAGCCCTCGCGGTTCATGGTCGTACTCGCGCTTGCCTGTATAAGGGCATGGCAGAATACGACACTATAAAAGCGATTAAAGCTAGCATTAGCATTCCTGTGATCGCAAATGGTGATATTGATAGCCCAGAAAAAGCAAAACAGGTACTTGAGTATACAGGTGCAGACGGTCTGATGATCGGACGCCCAGCTCAGGGGAATCCTTGGATTTTTCGGGAAATAAATCACTATCTTAAAACAGGTGAAAAATTACCGGTACCAACTGCTGACGAAGTTCGCCGAGTCATTTTGCAACATGTCGAAAACCTACACCAGTTTTACGGTGAGTTTAAGGGCGTTCGATTTGCGCGCAAACACGTGGGTTGGTACATACAACACCAGACTGATGGTGTTGAGTTTCGTAAAAGCTTTAATGCATTGGATAGTTCTGCGGAACAACACCTTGCATTAATGAAATATTTTGATGATTTAAGCTAA
- the fis gene encoding DNA-binding transcriptional regulator Fis, whose protein sequence is MFEQNLAPSALTTSATVQQAEQIVQKPLRDSVQQALRNYLAQLNGQDVENLYDLVLAEVEAPMLDIIMQYTRGNQTRAAVMMGINRGTLRKKLKRYGMN, encoded by the coding sequence ATGTTTGAACAAAATCTGGCTCCTAGTGCCTTAACAACTTCTGCAACCGTGCAACAAGCTGAGCAAATTGTACAGAAACCATTACGTGATTCTGTCCAACAAGCACTACGAAATTACCTTGCACAATTAAATGGCCAAGACGTAGAAAACCTTTATGACTTGGTATTAGCAGAAGTTGAAGCGCCAATGCTAGATATCATTATGCAGTATACACGCGGTAACCAAACCCGTGCAGCTGTGATGATGGGCATCAACCGTGGTACTCTTCGGAAGAAACTAAAACGTTACGGCATGAACTAA
- a CDS encoding LPP20 family lipoprotein translates to MINKLFSTSIISAAAIFLSACSSTPERPTWLDGADASYPQNIYLTASGQAKTASVADNRALANLAKIFEVSIADESIDFSEANISQSNVSGKTIRQVDNKQTLSRFVNTQAQQVLQGTSIVERWQDPVTGQQSSLAVMKKAPAAALFMQSIRAADEQTSAAVKYAEQQAPNPLIALSALESARERQITRLNDNNNLRVVTGNDVNVAYSVETLTQMIKTRLAALSFATSATDEQALLSLQSGAAEVGVQLKEDSQYKLVLTLDKGVVEQRQAWYWLRGNIVLNVMDGDKSIANKRWPFKISAQSEQLLEQRLAVKLNAELPGYVYQVLTPEL, encoded by the coding sequence ATGATCAATAAATTATTTTCCACCAGTATCATTTCTGCCGCAGCCATTTTTCTGAGTGCTTGTAGTAGCACGCCAGAGCGCCCAACTTGGCTTGATGGTGCAGATGCTAGTTATCCTCAAAATATCTATTTGACGGCCTCTGGTCAAGCTAAAACAGCCAGTGTGGCCGATAACCGCGCATTAGCTAATTTAGCCAAGATATTCGAAGTCTCGATTGCCGATGAAAGCATTGATTTTAGCGAAGCCAATATTAGTCAGAGCAATGTCAGTGGCAAGACTATTCGTCAGGTTGATAACAAGCAAACCTTATCGCGATTTGTTAATACCCAGGCTCAGCAAGTGCTACAGGGCACTAGTATTGTAGAACGCTGGCAAGATCCGGTGACGGGGCAACAGTCTAGTCTCGCCGTGATGAAGAAGGCTCCTGCTGCAGCGCTGTTCATGCAATCAATACGTGCCGCGGACGAACAAACTAGCGCCGCAGTGAAGTATGCAGAGCAACAAGCACCGAATCCACTGATTGCCCTTAGTGCATTAGAAAGTGCCCGTGAGCGTCAAATCACGCGCTTAAATGACAATAATAATCTACGTGTCGTGACTGGCAACGATGTCAATGTGGCGTATTCGGTAGAAACCTTAACGCAGATGATTAAAACACGCTTAGCGGCATTATCGTTTGCGACGTCAGCAACGGATGAGCAAGCCTTGTTATCTTTGCAAAGCGGCGCCGCTGAAGTGGGCGTACAGCTTAAAGAGGATAGCCAATACAAATTGGTATTAACCTTGGATAAAGGCGTAGTAGAGCAACGTCAGGCGTGGTATTGGTTACGTGGTAATATTGTCTTAAATGTCATGGATGGCGATAAGAGTATTGCCAATAAACGCTGGCCATTTAAGATCTCGGCACAAAGCGAGCAATTGTTGGAACAGCGACTTGCGGTTAAGCTCAATGCCGAGTTACCTGGTTATGTGTATCAAGTATTAACGCCGGAATTATAA
- a CDS encoding penicillin-binding protein activator LpoB: MNKLLKLVLGSILVSTLATGCSTSVERVDAGQTIDLSGAWNDTDSQMVAQEMISDVLARPWYNNFTAKTGKSPAVIVGTVRNLSHEHINTKTFVNEMERELINSGRVEFVASSDERTEIREERIDQDLNSTESTRNAAGNEQGADFILKGQINTIIDTADSDQVRYYQVDLSLISLADNRKVWVGQKKLKKLVSNGKLRY; this comes from the coding sequence ATGAATAAGTTGTTAAAATTAGTATTAGGCTCGATCTTAGTATCGACATTAGCGACAGGCTGTAGCACCTCGGTAGAGCGTGTTGATGCGGGTCAGACTATCGATTTAAGCGGTGCTTGGAATGATACTGATTCACAAATGGTGGCACAGGAAATGATCAGTGATGTGCTAGCGCGTCCTTGGTATAACAATTTCACCGCTAAAACGGGTAAATCACCTGCTGTGATTGTCGGTACAGTGCGTAACTTAAGCCATGAACACATCAACACTAAAACCTTTGTTAATGAAATGGAACGTGAGCTAATTAATAGTGGGCGTGTTGAGTTTGTTGCATCAAGTGACGAGCGTACCGAGATCCGTGAAGAGCGTATTGACCAAGATTTAAATTCAACTGAATCAACACGTAATGCTGCAGGTAATGAACAAGGTGCTGACTTTATCTTAAAAGGTCAAATCAATACCATTATTGATACGGCAGATAGCGACCAAGTACGTTATTACCAAGTTGATTTAAGCCTAATCAGCCTAGCGGATAACCGCAAAGTATGGGTCGGTCAGAAGAAACTGAAGAAATTAGTGTCTAACGGTAAACTGCGTTATTAA
- a CDS encoding LPP20 family lipoprotein has translation MRATALKVTVAAGIMALLSACSSQTSIDSDLDISGAPDWVNIGTQTVDDDSGRLLHGVGMSNGIADESLQKSVADNRARAEVARILATSVDAMQADYTAASNGEVSANVEREIKAKTKLALNGVKIIGRWRNTDNGDIYSFAELDLSDLDAAIKRATALAPQQ, from the coding sequence ATGAGAGCAACAGCATTAAAAGTAACTGTGGCAGCGGGTATAATGGCTTTATTATCAGCATGTTCGAGCCAAACTAGCATTGATAGTGATTTGGATATTAGTGGCGCACCGGATTGGGTAAATATCGGCACTCAAACCGTTGATGACGATTCTGGGCGTTTATTACACGGTGTAGGCATGTCAAATGGCATCGCTGACGAATCATTACAAAAGTCTGTTGCTGATAATCGCGCGCGTGCTGAAGTTGCGCGTATTCTAGCAACGTCTGTTGATGCGATGCAGGCTGATTACACGGCGGCATCAAATGGTGAAGTGAGTGCCAATGTAGAACGTGAAATTAAAGCGAAAACTAAATTAGCATTGAATGGTGTCAAGATTATCGGTCGTTGGAGAAACACTGACAATGGCGATATTTATTCTTTTGCTGAGTTAGATTTGTCTGATCTTGACGCTGCTATTAAGCGTGCGACTGCATTAGCGCCACAACAGTAA
- the tsaD gene encoding tRNA (adenosine(37)-N6)-threonylcarbamoyltransferase complex transferase subunit TsaD, which translates to MRVIGIETSCDETGIAIYCDEKGLMAHQLYSQVKLHADYGGVVPELASRDHVRKIIPLIKAALVEAGCTKDDIDGIAYTTGPGLVGALMVGATVGRSIAYAWDIPALGINHMEGHMLAPMLEEQTPDFPFLAMLVSGGHTQIVRVDGLGQYTLMGESVDDAAGEAFDKTAKLLGLDYPGGPRLSALAENGVAGRYKFPRPMTDRPGLDFSFSGLKTFAANTIAKEKKLAQEAGNDDVDEQTRADIAFAFQEAVVDTISIKLRRAIKETGIKRLVVAGGVSANKYLRIKLAEMMVKHHGEVFYPRIEFCTDNGAMIAYAGLQRLRHGGDDSLEITARPRWPLDQMDAI; encoded by the coding sequence ATGCGCGTAATAGGAATAGAAACATCATGTGATGAGACCGGCATTGCAATTTATTGTGATGAAAAAGGGCTAATGGCTCATCAACTTTATAGCCAAGTAAAACTACATGCTGATTATGGCGGTGTAGTACCGGAATTAGCGTCACGTGATCATGTGCGTAAAATTATTCCATTGATCAAAGCTGCATTAGTTGAAGCGGGTTGTACTAAAGATGATATCGACGGTATTGCTTATACAACAGGTCCTGGACTGGTTGGTGCATTAATGGTGGGCGCGACTGTTGGTCGTAGTATCGCTTATGCATGGGATATTCCCGCATTAGGTATTAATCATATGGAAGGTCATATGCTGGCACCTATGCTTGAAGAGCAGACGCCTGACTTTCCGTTTCTAGCAATGTTGGTATCGGGTGGCCACACGCAAATAGTCCGTGTTGATGGTCTTGGTCAATACACGCTTATGGGTGAATCAGTTGATGACGCGGCTGGTGAAGCATTTGATAAAACAGCGAAACTACTGGGTCTCGATTACCCTGGTGGTCCTAGATTATCGGCACTAGCTGAAAATGGTGTGGCAGGACGTTATAAGTTCCCACGTCCAATGACGGATCGCCCTGGTTTAGATTTTAGCTTCTCAGGATTAAAAACTTTTGCTGCAAATACGATTGCTAAAGAAAAGAAATTAGCCCAAGAAGCTGGCAATGATGACGTCGATGAACAAACACGTGCAGATATCGCGTTTGCATTCCAAGAAGCCGTCGTTGATACAATTTCAATTAAGCTAAGACGTGCAATCAAAGAAACCGGTATAAAACGCCTGGTTGTTGCTGGTGGTGTCAGTGCGAATAAATACTTACGCATTAAGTTAGCAGAAATGATGGTTAAGCATCACGGTGAAGTATTTTATCCACGTATCGAGTTCTGTACCGATAATGGTGCGATGATCGCGTATGCCGGGCTACAGCGTTTACGTCACGGTGGCGATGACAGCTTAGAGATCACGGCGCGACCACGTTGGCCATTAGATCAAATGGATGCGATATAA
- the rpsU gene encoding 30S ribosomal protein S21, which yields MPVIKVRENEPFDVALRRFKRSCEKAGILSEVRRREHYEKPTTVRKRAKAAASKRLAKKLSRENARRVRLY from the coding sequence ATGCCAGTAATTAAAGTACGTGAAAACGAACCGTTTGACGTTGCACTACGTCGTTTCAAACGCTCTTGCGAAAAAGCAGGTATCTTATCTGAAGTACGTCGTCGTGAGCATTACGAAAAACCTACTACAGTTCGTAAACGTGCTAAAGCAGCAGCATCTAAGCGTCTAGCTAAGAAATTGTCTCGTGAAAATGCACGTCGCGTACGTCTATACTAA
- the dnaG gene encoding DNA primase — translation MAGRIPRDFIDGLIGRADIVDIVEKRVKLKKAGKNYQACCPFHNEKSPSFTVSQDKQFYHCFGCGAHGNAIGFLMEYDNLEFVEAIEDLAGFYGVTVPREEGGNNNGPTAPERKDYYELLESVTRFYQYQLKEHPNKRIVNDYLKQRGLSADVIAKYGIGYAAPGWDNVLKRFGRDKHTEEQLLTTGVLIENEGQSRRYDRFRERVMFPIRDKRGRVIGYGGRVLGDEKPKYLNSPETPIFHKGKELYGLYEVRQAYKEIPQIVVVEGYMDVVALAQFGINYAVASLGTSTSGDQMQTLFRNTNEVICCYDGDKAGRDAAWRALENALPQLRDGKDLKFVFLPDGEDPDSLVRNQGKDALEQLFKDAQTLPDFLFSRLSQNIETNTDVGRSKLASQAKPLIEKMPDGFYRGIVLKKLARFLAWDEAKLNKLFTTVATTKPTKKAIQITPIRRAIGLLVQNPHIGFNLPVFDDLPQLKLPGINILLKLLEQTNGSDQISTAQLLEYWRDTPEQKALIKLAVWDHGADDAVEAEFFDTLFVLSTQVFEQRFSELQLKLAQGGLTQSERLEYKSILDELKSS, via the coding sequence ATGGCCGGTAGAATACCTCGCGACTTTATCGATGGCTTGATAGGTCGAGCAGATATCGTTGATATCGTCGAAAAACGCGTCAAGCTCAAAAAAGCAGGTAAAAACTACCAGGCTTGCTGTCCGTTCCATAATGAAAAAAGTCCTTCTTTTACTGTCAGCCAAGATAAGCAGTTTTATCATTGCTTTGGTTGTGGTGCGCACGGTAATGCCATCGGATTTTTAATGGAGTATGACAACCTTGAGTTTGTCGAAGCGATTGAAGATTTAGCGGGCTTTTACGGCGTTACTGTACCCAGAGAAGAAGGCGGTAATAATAATGGCCCGACAGCCCCCGAACGTAAAGATTATTACGAGCTACTCGAAAGTGTCACGCGCTTTTATCAATACCAACTAAAAGAACACCCGAACAAACGTATCGTAAATGATTATTTAAAACAGCGCGGGTTGTCTGCTGACGTGATCGCCAAATATGGTATTGGTTACGCTGCGCCAGGTTGGGATAATGTATTAAAACGCTTTGGCCGTGATAAACACACTGAAGAGCAACTGCTCACCACAGGTGTACTCATCGAGAACGAAGGTCAATCACGTCGCTACGATCGTTTTCGTGAACGCGTCATGTTCCCTATTCGTGACAAACGTGGTCGCGTTATTGGCTATGGTGGTCGTGTACTCGGCGATGAAAAACCAAAATACCTAAACTCACCAGAAACGCCTATCTTCCATAAAGGTAAAGAGCTTTATGGTTTATACGAAGTGCGCCAAGCCTATAAAGAGATCCCACAAATTGTCGTGGTTGAAGGTTATATGGACGTGGTGGCATTAGCGCAGTTCGGTATTAATTATGCAGTAGCGTCATTGGGGACCTCAACGTCTGGTGATCAGATGCAGACCTTATTCCGTAATACTAATGAAGTGATCTGTTGTTACGATGGTGATAAAGCTGGTCGAGATGCAGCATGGCGCGCACTTGAGAACGCATTACCGCAATTACGTGACGGTAAAGATCTGAAATTTGTGTTCTTACCCGATGGTGAAGATCCCGATTCATTAGTGCGTAACCAAGGAAAAGACGCACTTGAGCAACTTTTTAAAGATGCCCAGACATTACCGGACTTTCTCTTTAGCCGTTTAAGCCAAAACATTGAAACAAATACCGATGTAGGACGCAGTAAATTAGCGAGCCAAGCCAAACCTTTAATTGAAAAAATGCCTGACGGTTTCTACCGCGGTATCGTATTGAAGAAATTAGCGCGTTTCTTAGCCTGGGATGAAGCCAAGTTAAATAAATTATTCACCACGGTTGCAACGACGAAACCAACCAAAAAAGCGATCCAAATAACACCCATACGCCGTGCCATTGGCTTATTGGTACAAAATCCGCATATCGGTTTTAACCTGCCAGTATTCGATGATTTACCGCAATTAAAATTACCTGGGATTAATATTTTATTAAAATTGTTAGAACAAACAAACGGTAGCGATCAAATTAGTACAGCACAATTACTAGAATATTGGCGCGACACACCGGAGCAGAAAGCACTGATAAAACTGGCCGTATGGGATCATGGCGCAGATGACGCCGTTGAGGCAGAGTTTTTCGATACTTTATTTGTTCTTTCCACCCAAGTCTTCGAACAACGTTTCAGTGAACTACAATTAAAATTAGCGCAAGGTGGTTTAACTCAATCCGAGCGTTTGGAGTATAAAAGCATTTTAGATGAATTAAAATCATCGTAA
- the rpoD gene encoding RNA polymerase sigma factor RpoD, whose product MESPQSQLKLLVAKGKEQGYLTYAEVNDHLPQDIVDSDQVEDIIQMINDMGIQVLETAPDADDLLMAENTSAPDEDAAEAAAAALASVESEIGRTTDPVRMYMREMGTVELLTREGEIKIAKRIEEGIYAVQTAVAEYPEAINSLLAEYDKFLAEETRLSDIITGFIDPNADDVAPTATHIGSEVPTKEDDSAEDDDEEEEEGNKGPDPEEAAEKFAELRKFHTALLKGIKEDGLEHPKTRLQVEMLSEVFRTFRLIPKQFDRIVNNMRDMMDHVRVQERLVIKMCVEHCKMPKAAFVEAFAGHETDITWFEKAQQSAAPYAQALQRIDFDVRRCINKLKLVENTTGLTISQIKNINRRMSIGEAKARRAKKEMVEANLRLVISIAKKYTNRGLQFLDLIQEGNIGLMKAVDKFEYRRGYKFSTYATWWIRQAITRSIADQARTIRIPVHMIETINKLNRISRQMLQEMGREATPEELAERMMMPEDRIRKVLKIAKEPISMETPIGDDEDSHLGDFIEDTTLSLPVDAATKDSLKGATDDVLAGLTAREAKVLRMRFGIDMNTDHTLEEVGKQFDVTRERIRQIEAKALRKLRHPSRSEQLRSFLDE is encoded by the coding sequence ATGGAATCCCCTCAATCACAATTAAAACTTCTTGTAGCTAAAGGTAAAGAACAAGGTTACCTCACTTATGCAGAAGTAAATGATCATTTACCACAAGATATTGTGGACTCAGATCAGGTTGAAGATATTATTCAAATGATCAATGACATGGGTATTCAAGTGCTAGAAACTGCACCTGATGCAGATGACCTATTGATGGCAGAAAATACATCAGCACCTGATGAAGATGCCGCTGAAGCCGCAGCCGCAGCGCTTGCTTCTGTAGAATCTGAAATTGGTCGTACTACCGATCCAGTACGTATGTACATGCGTGAGATGGGTACTGTTGAGCTATTGACTCGTGAAGGCGAGATCAAAATTGCGAAACGTATTGAAGAAGGTATCTACGCAGTACAAACGGCTGTAGCTGAATACCCTGAAGCAATTAACTCGTTACTTGCTGAATATGACAAATTCCTTGCTGAAGAAACACGCTTAAGCGACATTATCACAGGTTTCATCGATCCAAATGCGGACGATGTAGCACCAACAGCAACACATATCGGCTCTGAAGTACCAACCAAAGAAGACGATTCAGCTGAAGATGATGACGAAGAAGAGGAAGAAGGCAACAAAGGCCCTGATCCTGAAGAAGCAGCTGAAAAATTTGCAGAATTACGTAAATTTCACACAGCACTACTAAAAGGCATTAAAGAAGACGGTTTAGAACACCCGAAAACACGCCTGCAAGTTGAAATGCTAAGTGAAGTATTCCGTACTTTCCGTCTAATCCCAAAACAGTTTGATCGCATTGTAAATAACATGCGTGACATGATGGATCACGTACGTGTTCAAGAACGTCTTGTAATCAAGATGTGTGTTGAACATTGCAAAATGCCAAAAGCAGCATTCGTTGAAGCATTTGCGGGTCACGAAACTGACATCACTTGGTTTGAAAAAGCACAACAATCAGCGGCACCTTATGCGCAAGCATTACAACGTATCGACTTTGACGTACGCCGTTGCATTAATAAATTAAAATTAGTAGAAAATACAACTGGTCTGACTATTTCTCAGATTAAAAACATCAACCGTCGTATGAGTATTGGTGAAGCGAAAGCGCGCCGTGCGAAAAAAGAAATGGTTGAAGCGAATTTACGTCTAGTAATTTCGATTGCAAAAAAATACACCAACCGTGGTCTCCAGTTCCTAGATTTAATCCAGGAAGGTAACATCGGTCTGATGAAAGCCGTAGATAAGTTTGAATACCGTCGTGGTTACAAATTCTCGACTTACGCTACATGGTGGATCCGTCAGGCAATTACACGTTCTATTGCTGACCAAGCGCGTACAATTCGTATTCCAGTGCATATGATTGAAACAATCAATAAACTGAATCGTATTTCGCGTCAAATGCTGCAAGAGATGGGTCGTGAAGCAACGCCAGAAGAATTGGCTGAGCGCATGATGATGCCAGAAGATCGTATTCGTAAAGTATTGAAGATTGCTAAAGAGCCAATCTCAATGGAAACGCCTATTGGTGATGATGAAGACTCTCACTTAGGCGATTTCATTGAAGATACAACGCTTTCTTTACCAGTTGACGCTGCTACAAAAGATAGCCTTAAAGGCGCAACAGACGACGTTCTAGCAGGCCTAACAGCCCGTGAAGCGAAAGTTCTACGTATGCGTTTTGGTATCGATATGAATACCGACCACACACTTGAAGAAGTGGGCAAACAGTTCGATGTAACGCGTGAGCGTATTCGTCAAATTGAAGCGAAGGCATTACGTAAATTACGTCATCCTAGCCGCAGCGAACAGCTACGTAGCTTCTTAGACGAGTAA
- a CDS encoding pseudouridine synthase, giving the protein MSTVRAAHASHIVLPEHVTDKPTVFSFLSDHFKQIDASVWQQRIIDGKVHWRDGRLITLDCAFVPRERVYYYREVAVEKKVPFTESVIYEDDNIIVAYKPHFLAVSPSGQFVNECLVNRLRIKTGINTLVTAHRLDRATAGLMLLCKIPEQRSIYHDLFKHGNITKHYHAIARLTSELKQQHDEDNLQLPLSWTVKNRIVKGDPTFTMQIVEGEANSHSTIELIAVKGEFGLFKLSPITGKTHQLRLHMASLGMPLVNDRLYPTLLDRCDDNFQQPLQLLAQQLKFTDPVTGIEHDITTKALDIDALVNGIVDII; this is encoded by the coding sequence ATGTCTACTGTCCGTGCTGCCCATGCATCTCATATCGTATTACCAGAACACGTAACAGATAAGCCCACTGTATTTAGCTTTCTAAGCGATCACTTCAAACAGATTGATGCTTCAGTCTGGCAGCAGCGTATCATCGATGGCAAAGTACATTGGCGGGACGGTCGTTTGATTACTTTAGATTGTGCATTTGTGCCACGAGAACGCGTGTACTATTACCGTGAAGTAGCAGTAGAAAAGAAAGTACCTTTTACGGAAAGCGTTATTTACGAAGACGACAACATCATCGTTGCTTACAAGCCCCACTTTTTAGCGGTAAGTCCTAGCGGCCAATTCGTGAATGAGTGTTTGGTTAACCGCTTAAGGATAAAGACCGGTATAAATACGCTGGTCACTGCACATCGTCTTGATCGCGCCACTGCAGGACTCATGCTGCTTTGTAAAATCCCAGAGCAGCGTAGTATCTACCATGACCTATTCAAACATGGCAATATCACCAAACACTACCACGCTATCGCTCGATTAACATCAGAGTTAAAACAACAGCATGATGAAGACAATCTGCAGCTACCGCTTAGCTGGACAGTAAAGAACAGAATTGTTAAAGGCGACCCGACATTCACAATGCAGATCGTCGAAGGTGAAGCGAACAGTCATTCGACCATCGAATTAATTGCTGTTAAAGGGGAGTTTGGGTTATTCAAATTGTCGCCAATCACAGGCAAGACCCACCAATTGCGTTTACATATGGCTAGTTTAGGCATGCCATTGGTGAATGATCGCTTGTATCCAACATTGTTAGACCGATGTGATGATAACTTTCAGCAGCCCTTGCAGCTATTAGCGCAACAACTGAAATTTACCGATCCAGTCACGGGCATTGAACACGACATAACGACGAAAGCACTTGATATTGATGCGCTAGTGAATGGGATCGTCGATATTATCTAA
- a CDS encoding response regulator, with amino-acid sequence MRCLIVEDSKVIVQIIAQLVRKISIECYADSDNVTYADNVPLALNLLSKQVFDYIFLDLNLREELDGLKILEYVRKQQKNIPVFIVTGDNNINTVKQVIKLQPTDYLVKPVSKMKISRCLEKAREAKGLNATVN; translated from the coding sequence ATGAGATGTCTGATTGTTGAAGATAGTAAGGTCATCGTACAAATAATTGCGCAACTAGTACGTAAGATTTCGATTGAATGCTATGCGGATAGCGATAATGTAACGTATGCGGATAATGTCCCTCTCGCACTTAATTTATTATCAAAACAAGTATTTGATTATATTTTTTTAGATCTTAATTTACGTGAAGAACTTGATGGTTTAAAAATATTAGAGTATGTCCGTAAACAGCAAAAAAACATCCCTGTTTTTATTGTCACTGGTGATAATAATATCAATACTGTCAAGCAAGTGATTAAACTCCAGCCGACTGATTATCTCGTTAAACCTGTCTCAAAAATGAAAATATCCCGTTGTTTAGAGAAAGCCAGAGAGGCGAAAGGTTTAAACGCTACGGTAAACTAA